In one Cottoperca gobio chromosome 12, fCotGob3.1, whole genome shotgun sequence genomic region, the following are encoded:
- the alpk2 gene encoding alpha-protein kinase 2 isoform X1: MDLSLLYTDDQTRSLPALKNSQTDKLDPFSLLQSPIENMLSAYETGAEAVLDVSDPEGKSPEPLSNVSKSLSKEKSPNSECLKPSSSSFNMSECLPLCSEPAPKDDDFRVCSYFGSSEPVLPFLPVFSHDLISPLSESFSEFHAKQEPALSFSILQYNSTPQPFRDMSSTCEGSTEPSVTEPLSSSEHSLATCLLRSLSHQDSLETDTAIAPVSDLYIFESDTQDFILSPNVDPQEAQCTEYKTLSQTEGEKAEPDCDTHVLICDSHNAVTQCHGGTSEERDMVAYESDVSQHAKRRPPAVDACEAGLMSVNDGRRGKAEVTDLTHQARRSDSPIDQWLDACQYLAGEDMDDMDVWEKTGHSVTQGGITSDLSFPPGETQVSGYIPDGSEGIGWSSDDTRGWGPPVERWSSVDSWASALSDWTAILESPPKDFTAAFTEIGAGIDALTQALAEVNTYIETEASKEEKGVESAVRARSQPPMGIQDQPIEAQNIPESSVLSGQRCLSLYEAAGPELRDREGSQSVESLCDSTDTTEEEKKLEEIQSCQAERSPYPSHQHSSMGSPGATLASPGGYSVDVIPGSTSSADLDLSHFSGFDESDIFISNEEDPVILNIIEDADLEAQTKPRELIIEEPFRDEVCEVTDEHIVSQPGSAVEQRVNSVPDEVNREETEPSTDLHFLTKHTLTNTHLPGVHKQPGLHVNVHKQVSSDTLPDLDGACQVEPQFGSPTFIMPLAPLDIRSSLVYRTSCNLDGDQTCTKRSLNDNTDFSCDHVQPCILWPTLDGITDKTSLCGDELIHRKCTIKSAEKSLPQGQPERKTIIEEIHDLSRELSHLADVPADHFVVSQRNHIAFITLDLNDPFVSRAAKPIATAIQSELNQKTAEKMPHKTHKSTSESKARSKKDKTTGHHHGVQVSKKQENSSHHVSPQQVCKQQDIHPLTEENHTSENIQVGLEDKEAKLVIETIIPTEKAPNKPHVKKKKKHAQNATGVKSVGEPLVEVENGTKSKTAKGRIDMFEAKLGAKAGIAQNDSDQSDEKKSQQPEAKVKASQGEQPPRHADHKDHHPKNVATPLNDDIIKRRRLSDNKFGKIVSALESKVPKPSISIKAKAEEPKVEAGATRKKAFSEVVKQKIPPKEDPKVVQPIQAVSVSGDPQTLCLWCQFAAVFSNCTVTWRREDTVLSESKRSAGDESRVSLNICSASQKDLGMYQCQLTSAHGSVTLDYLLTYEVLSEIVIPPSPKTISSASVDVGSEEEDVNCSRLIFKEDFLSQQYFGENQPLSIITEKVHFGEGMHRQAFRTKMQAGQITFLLPGHSCVLKVHSSISYGTKNNDELVHRNFTLAVEECHVQNTAREYIKAYTAAAQSVEAFGEIPEIIPIYLVHRPSNDIPYATLEQELIGDFVKYSVKDGKEINLMRRESEAGQKCCAFQHWVYHKTEGNLLVTDMQGVGMRLTDVGIATCKKGYKGFKGNCATSFIDQFKALHQCNTYCEILGLKSLQPKPKKPASAPKAKPQPSAAPKKKACGPTVKGKS, encoded by the exons ATGGATCTGTCACTCCTTTACACAGATGACCAAACACGTTCACTCCCAGCTCTTAAAAACAGTCAAACTGACAAATTAgatcctttttctcttttgcagAGTCCCATAGAAAACATGCTGTCTGCATACGAGACAGGGGCAGAGGCTGTGTTAGATGTCTCAGACCCCGAAGGCAAATCCCCTGAGCCTTTATCAAACGTTTCCAAAAGCCTCTCTAAGGAGAAAAGCCCCAACTCAGAGTGTTTGAAGCCTTCATCATCCAGCTTTAATATGTCAGAGTGTTTACCACTTTGCTCCGAGCCAGCACCAAAGGATGATGATTTCAGGGTTTGTAGCTATTTTGGCTCCTCAGAACCGGTATTACCTTTTTTACCTGTCTTCTCTCATGACCTTATTTCTCCCCTATCTGAATCTTTTTCAGAGTTTCACGCTAAACAAGAACCAGCCCTCTCCTTTTCAATCCTACAATACAATAGTACACCTCAACCTTTCAGGGACATGTCATCTACTTGTGAGGGTTCGACAGAGCCATCTGTCACTGAGCCTCTCTCCAGCTCTGAACACAGTCTAGCCACTTGTCTATTAAGGTCATTATCACATCAGGATAGTTTAGAGACTGATACAGCTATAGCACCTGTGTCAGACCTCTACATCTTTGAAAGTGACACACAGGACTTCATCCTGAGCCCTAATGTAGACCCCCAGGAGGCTCAGTGTACTGAATACAAGACATTATCTcaaacagagggagaaaaagcaGAGCCTGACTGCGATACACATGTCCTGATATGTGATTCACACAATGCCGTGACACAATGTCATGGCGGCACCAGTGAGGAACGAGATATGGTGGCCTATGAGTCAGACGTAAGTCAACATGCAAAGCGAAGACCACCTGCTGTGGATGCCTGTGAGGCAGGCTTGATGTCCGTAAATGATGGGAGGCGAGGGAAAGCGGAGGTCACTGATTTAACCCACCAAGCAAGGCGAAGTGACAGCCCTATCGATCAGTGGCTGGACGCATGCCAGTATCTAGCAGGTGAGGATATGGATGATATGGATGTTTGGGAAAAGACAGGACATTCTGTGACGCAAGGAGGGATCACCAGTGACTTGTCTTTTCCCCCAGGAGAGACACAAGTGTCAGGTTACATCCCTGATGGTAGTGAGGGGATTGGCTGGTCCAGTGATGACACCAGGGGTTGGGGGCCACCGGTTGAGAGGTGGTCATCCGTGGACAGCTGGGCAAGTGCACTCTCAGACTGGACTGCCATCCTCGAATCTCCACCAAAGGACTTTACAGCCGCTTTCACGGAGATAGGGGCTGGCATTGATGCTCTGACACAGGCACTAGCAGAGGTAAATACTTATATAGAAACAGAGGCGTCTAAAGAAGAAAAGGGTGTAGAGTCAGCGGTGCGGGCACGATCGCAGCCACCCATGGGTATCCAGGATCAGCCTATAGAGGCACAAAACATCCCAGAGAGCTCCGTCCTCTCTGGGCAGAGATGTCTCTCTTTGTACGAAGCTGCAGGACCTGagctcagagacagagagggctCCCAGAGCGTTGAATCCTTGTGTGATTCCACAgataccacagaagaagaaaagaagctgGAAGAGATCCAGAGCTGCCAGGCTGAGCGCTCTCCATACCCCTCACACCAGCACTCATCCATGGGATCACCCGGCGCTACCTTGGCTTCTCCTGGAGGATACAGTGTAGATGTGATCCCTGGATCTACTTCTTCTGCTGATCTGGACCTTTCTCACTTTAGTGGATTTGACGAGTCAGACATTTTCATCAGCAATGAAGAAGATCCAGTCATTCTGAATATAATAGAGGATGCAGATTTGGAGGCACAAACTAAACCCAGAGAACTGATAATTGAGGAG CCGTTTAGAGATGAAGTGTGTGAAGTGACAGATGAACACATCGTCTCCCAGCCGGGCTCGGCGGTCGAGCAGAGAGTCAACAGTGTGCCAGATGAGGTCAATCGTGAAGAAACCGAACCTTCAACAGATCTTCATTTCCTCACCAAACAcactctgacaaacacacacttgccaGGTGTGCACAAACAACCTGGCCTGCATGTTAATGTTCACAAACAGGTGTCGTCTGACACTTTACCAGACCTTGACGGAGCATGTCAGGTGGAGCCACAGTTTGGAAGTCCTACGTTTATTATGCCCTTAGCTCCTCTTGATATCCGCTCCTCACTCGTCTATCGGACAAGCTGCAATTTGGACGGAGATCAAACTTGTACCAAAAGGTCTCTCAATGACAACACAGACTTCAGTTGTGATCACGTACAACCCTGCATTCTCTGGCCCACCTTGGATGGGATTACTGACAAAACATCTCTGTGTGGTGATGAGCTGATTCATAGAAAGTGTACAATAAAGTCTGCTGAGAAATCTTTACCACAAGGACAacctgagagaaaaacaataattgaGGAGATTCATGATCTCAGTCGAGAACTATCCCACTTGGCTGATGTCCCTGCTGATCATTTCGTCGTCTCACAGAGGAACCACATCGCATTCATCACTTTAGATTTAAATGACCCATTTGTCTCCAGGGCTGCAAAACCCATCGCCACAGCCATACAATCGGAGTTGAATCAGAAAACAGCTGAAAAGATGCCGCACAAAACCCACAAGTCCACCTCAGAGAGCAAAGCACGCTCCAAAAAGGACAAGACAACGGGTCATCATCATGGTGTACAAGTCTCCAAGAAACAGGAGAATTCATCTCATCATGTTTCACCCCAGCAGGTCTGCAAACAGCAAGACATTCATCCTCTTACTGAGGAAAATCACACCAGTGAGAACATTCAAGTCGGGCTTGAGGACAAGGAGGCTAAATTGGTGATTGAGACTATTATACCAACCGAGAAGGCTCCAAACAAACCACACgtcaagaagaaaaagaaacatgctCAGAATGCAACAGGAGTGAAAAGTGTAGGGGAGCCACTGGTTGAAGTGGAGAATGGCACAAAATCAAAGACTGCAAAAGGAAGGATTGACATGTTTGAGGCCAAGCTGGGCGCAAAAGCTGGGATAGCTCAAAACGACAGTGATCAGTCAGATGAGAAAAAGTCCCAGCAGCCAGAGGCTAAAGTTAAAGCTTCCCAGGGAGAACAACCGCCGCGTCATGCAGATCATAAAGACCACCATCCTAAAAACGTCGCCACTCCTCTGAACGATGATATTATTAAAAGACGTCGCCTGTCAGATAATAAGTTTGGGAAGATTGTCAGTGCTTTGGAGTCTAAAGTACCGAAGCCAAGCATTTCTATTAAGGCAAAGGCAGAGGAGCCCAAGGTAGAGGCCGGAGCAACTCGCAAGAAGGCATTCAGTGAAGTGGTCAAACAGAAAATCCCACCTAAGGAAG ACCCCAAGGTGGTGCAGCCTATCCAGGCAGTCTCAGTGAGCGGGGACCCCCAGACTCTGTGCCTGTGGTGTCAATTTGCGGCTGTGTTCTCCAACTGCACTGTCACCTGGCGCAGAGAGGACACTGTCCTGTCGGAGAGCAAGAGAAG TGCAGGGGACGAGAGCAGAGTGTCACTGAACATCTGCAGCGCTTCCCAAAAAGACTTGGGCATGTACCAGTGTCAGCTCACCAGCGCACATGGATCAGTCACCCTGGACTACCTGCTCACATACGAAG TGCTCAGTGAGATTGTCATCCCTCCATCTCCAAAGACCATCTCAT CTGCCTCTGTAGATGTTGGGAGTGAAGAAGAGGATGTCAACTGTTCCAGGTTGATTTTTAAAGAGGATTTCCTCTCTCAACAATACTTTGGAGAGAACCAACCTTTAAGCATCATCACCGAAAAGGTTCACTTTGGGGAGGGGATGCACCGTCAAGCTTTCCGGACCAAGATGCAGGCGGGTCAGATAACCTTCTTACTACCTGGACACTCCTGTGTGCTCAAAGTACACAGCTCTATCAGCTACGGGACCAAGAACAACGATGAGCTCGTACATAGGAACTTCACTTTGGCTGTCGAG GAGTGCCATGTCCAGAACACAGCAAGAGAGTACATCAAGGCGTACACCGCTGCAGCCCAGTCTGTGGAAGCCTTCGGAGAGATCCCAGA GATCATTCCCATCTACTTGGTTCACCGTCCATCCAATGACATCCCGTACGCCACGCTGGAGCAGGAGCTGATCGGTGACTTTGTGAAGTACTCTGTCAAAGACGGGAAAGAGATAAACCTGATGAGACGCGAGTCGGAGGCCGGGCAGAAATGTTGTGCTTTCCAGCACTGGGTCTACCATAAGACGGAGGGCAACCTGCTGGTTACAGACATGCAAG gtgtgGGAATGAGGCTGACTGATGTGGGAATAGCCACCTGTAAGAAAGG atATAAGGGCTTCAAAGGAAACTGTGCCACCTCCTTCATCGACCAGTTCAAAGCTTTGCACCAGTGCAACACATACTGTGAGATCCTGGGCCTCAAATCCCTGCAGCCCAAACCTAAAAAGCCTGCATCTGCTCCCAAAGCCAAACCCCAACCCTCTGCGGCACCCAAGAAGAAAGCGTGTGGGCCAACAGTGAAGGGAAAGTCATAA
- the alpk2 gene encoding alpha-protein kinase 2 isoform X3 produces MSSTCEGSTEPSVTEPLSSSEHSLATCLLRSLSHQDSLETDTAIAPVSDLYIFESDTQDFILSPNVDPQEAQCTEYKTLSQTEGEKAEPDCDTHVLICDSHNAVTQCHGGTSEERDMVAYESDVSQHAKRRPPAVDACEAGLMSVNDGRRGKAEVTDLTHQARRSDSPIDQWLDACQYLAGEDMDDMDVWEKTGHSVTQGGITSDLSFPPGETQVSGYIPDGSEGIGWSSDDTRGWGPPVERWSSVDSWASALSDWTAILESPPKDFTAAFTEIGAGIDALTQALAEVNTYIETEASKEEKGVESAVRARSQPPMGIQDQPIEAQNIPESSVLSGQRCLSLYEAAGPELRDREGSQSVESLCDSTDTTEEEKKLEEIQSCQAERSPYPSHQHSSMGSPGATLASPGGYSVDVIPGSTSSADLDLSHFSGFDESDIFISNEEDPVILNIIEDADLEAQTKPRELIIEEPFRDEVCEVTDEHIVSQPGSAVEQRVNSVPDEVNREETEPSTDLHFLTKHTLTNTHLPGVHKQPGLHVNVHKQVSSDTLPDLDGACQVEPQFGSPTFIMPLAPLDIRSSLVYRTSCNLDGDQTCTKRSLNDNTDFSCDHVQPCILWPTLDGITDKTSLCGDELIHRKCTIKSAEKSLPQGQPERKTIIEEIHDLSRELSHLADVPADHFVVSQRNHIAFITLDLNDPFVSRAAKPIATAIQSELNQKTAEKMPHKTHKSTSESKARSKKDKTTGHHHGVQVSKKQENSSHHVSPQQVCKQQDIHPLTEENHTSENIQVGLEDKEAKLVIETIIPTEKAPNKPHVKKKKKHAQNATGVKSVGEPLVEVENGTKSKTAKGRIDMFEAKLGAKAGIAQNDSDQSDEKKSQQPEAKVKASQGEQPPRHADHKDHHPKNVATPLNDDIIKRRRLSDNKFGKIVSALESKVPKPSISIKAKAEEPKVEAGATRKKAFSEVVKQKIPPKEDPKVVQPIQAVSVSGDPQTLCLWCQFAAVFSNCTVTWRREDTVLSESKRSAGDESRVSLNICSASQKDLGMYQCQLTSAHGSVTLDYLLTYEVLSEIVIPPSPKTISSASVDVGSEEEDVNCSRLIFKEDFLSQQYFGENQPLSIITEKVHFGEGMHRQAFRTKMQAGQITFLLPGHSCVLKVHSSISYGTKNNDELVHRNFTLAVEECHVQNTAREYIKAYTAAAQSVEAFGEIPEIIPIYLVHRPSNDIPYATLEQELIGDFVKYSVKDGKEINLMRRESEAGQKCCAFQHWVYHKTEGNLLVTDMQGVGMRLTDVGIATCKKGYKGFKGNCATSFIDQFKALHQCNTYCEILGLKSLQPKPKKPASAPKAKPQPSAAPKKKACGPTVKGKS; encoded by the exons ATGTCATCTACTTGTGAGGGTTCGACAGAGCCATCTGTCACTGAGCCTCTCTCCAGCTCTGAACACAGTCTAGCCACTTGTCTATTAAGGTCATTATCACATCAGGATAGTTTAGAGACTGATACAGCTATAGCACCTGTGTCAGACCTCTACATCTTTGAAAGTGACACACAGGACTTCATCCTGAGCCCTAATGTAGACCCCCAGGAGGCTCAGTGTACTGAATACAAGACATTATCTcaaacagagggagaaaaagcaGAGCCTGACTGCGATACACATGTCCTGATATGTGATTCACACAATGCCGTGACACAATGTCATGGCGGCACCAGTGAGGAACGAGATATGGTGGCCTATGAGTCAGACGTAAGTCAACATGCAAAGCGAAGACCACCTGCTGTGGATGCCTGTGAGGCAGGCTTGATGTCCGTAAATGATGGGAGGCGAGGGAAAGCGGAGGTCACTGATTTAACCCACCAAGCAAGGCGAAGTGACAGCCCTATCGATCAGTGGCTGGACGCATGCCAGTATCTAGCAGGTGAGGATATGGATGATATGGATGTTTGGGAAAAGACAGGACATTCTGTGACGCAAGGAGGGATCACCAGTGACTTGTCTTTTCCCCCAGGAGAGACACAAGTGTCAGGTTACATCCCTGATGGTAGTGAGGGGATTGGCTGGTCCAGTGATGACACCAGGGGTTGGGGGCCACCGGTTGAGAGGTGGTCATCCGTGGACAGCTGGGCAAGTGCACTCTCAGACTGGACTGCCATCCTCGAATCTCCACCAAAGGACTTTACAGCCGCTTTCACGGAGATAGGGGCTGGCATTGATGCTCTGACACAGGCACTAGCAGAGGTAAATACTTATATAGAAACAGAGGCGTCTAAAGAAGAAAAGGGTGTAGAGTCAGCGGTGCGGGCACGATCGCAGCCACCCATGGGTATCCAGGATCAGCCTATAGAGGCACAAAACATCCCAGAGAGCTCCGTCCTCTCTGGGCAGAGATGTCTCTCTTTGTACGAAGCTGCAGGACCTGagctcagagacagagagggctCCCAGAGCGTTGAATCCTTGTGTGATTCCACAgataccacagaagaagaaaagaagctgGAAGAGATCCAGAGCTGCCAGGCTGAGCGCTCTCCATACCCCTCACACCAGCACTCATCCATGGGATCACCCGGCGCTACCTTGGCTTCTCCTGGAGGATACAGTGTAGATGTGATCCCTGGATCTACTTCTTCTGCTGATCTGGACCTTTCTCACTTTAGTGGATTTGACGAGTCAGACATTTTCATCAGCAATGAAGAAGATCCAGTCATTCTGAATATAATAGAGGATGCAGATTTGGAGGCACAAACTAAACCCAGAGAACTGATAATTGAGGAG CCGTTTAGAGATGAAGTGTGTGAAGTGACAGATGAACACATCGTCTCCCAGCCGGGCTCGGCGGTCGAGCAGAGAGTCAACAGTGTGCCAGATGAGGTCAATCGTGAAGAAACCGAACCTTCAACAGATCTTCATTTCCTCACCAAACAcactctgacaaacacacacttgccaGGTGTGCACAAACAACCTGGCCTGCATGTTAATGTTCACAAACAGGTGTCGTCTGACACTTTACCAGACCTTGACGGAGCATGTCAGGTGGAGCCACAGTTTGGAAGTCCTACGTTTATTATGCCCTTAGCTCCTCTTGATATCCGCTCCTCACTCGTCTATCGGACAAGCTGCAATTTGGACGGAGATCAAACTTGTACCAAAAGGTCTCTCAATGACAACACAGACTTCAGTTGTGATCACGTACAACCCTGCATTCTCTGGCCCACCTTGGATGGGATTACTGACAAAACATCTCTGTGTGGTGATGAGCTGATTCATAGAAAGTGTACAATAAAGTCTGCTGAGAAATCTTTACCACAAGGACAacctgagagaaaaacaataattgaGGAGATTCATGATCTCAGTCGAGAACTATCCCACTTGGCTGATGTCCCTGCTGATCATTTCGTCGTCTCACAGAGGAACCACATCGCATTCATCACTTTAGATTTAAATGACCCATTTGTCTCCAGGGCTGCAAAACCCATCGCCACAGCCATACAATCGGAGTTGAATCAGAAAACAGCTGAAAAGATGCCGCACAAAACCCACAAGTCCACCTCAGAGAGCAAAGCACGCTCCAAAAAGGACAAGACAACGGGTCATCATCATGGTGTACAAGTCTCCAAGAAACAGGAGAATTCATCTCATCATGTTTCACCCCAGCAGGTCTGCAAACAGCAAGACATTCATCCTCTTACTGAGGAAAATCACACCAGTGAGAACATTCAAGTCGGGCTTGAGGACAAGGAGGCTAAATTGGTGATTGAGACTATTATACCAACCGAGAAGGCTCCAAACAAACCACACgtcaagaagaaaaagaaacatgctCAGAATGCAACAGGAGTGAAAAGTGTAGGGGAGCCACTGGTTGAAGTGGAGAATGGCACAAAATCAAAGACTGCAAAAGGAAGGATTGACATGTTTGAGGCCAAGCTGGGCGCAAAAGCTGGGATAGCTCAAAACGACAGTGATCAGTCAGATGAGAAAAAGTCCCAGCAGCCAGAGGCTAAAGTTAAAGCTTCCCAGGGAGAACAACCGCCGCGTCATGCAGATCATAAAGACCACCATCCTAAAAACGTCGCCACTCCTCTGAACGATGATATTATTAAAAGACGTCGCCTGTCAGATAATAAGTTTGGGAAGATTGTCAGTGCTTTGGAGTCTAAAGTACCGAAGCCAAGCATTTCTATTAAGGCAAAGGCAGAGGAGCCCAAGGTAGAGGCCGGAGCAACTCGCAAGAAGGCATTCAGTGAAGTGGTCAAACAGAAAATCCCACCTAAGGAAG ACCCCAAGGTGGTGCAGCCTATCCAGGCAGTCTCAGTGAGCGGGGACCCCCAGACTCTGTGCCTGTGGTGTCAATTTGCGGCTGTGTTCTCCAACTGCACTGTCACCTGGCGCAGAGAGGACACTGTCCTGTCGGAGAGCAAGAGAAG TGCAGGGGACGAGAGCAGAGTGTCACTGAACATCTGCAGCGCTTCCCAAAAAGACTTGGGCATGTACCAGTGTCAGCTCACCAGCGCACATGGATCAGTCACCCTGGACTACCTGCTCACATACGAAG TGCTCAGTGAGATTGTCATCCCTCCATCTCCAAAGACCATCTCAT CTGCCTCTGTAGATGTTGGGAGTGAAGAAGAGGATGTCAACTGTTCCAGGTTGATTTTTAAAGAGGATTTCCTCTCTCAACAATACTTTGGAGAGAACCAACCTTTAAGCATCATCACCGAAAAGGTTCACTTTGGGGAGGGGATGCACCGTCAAGCTTTCCGGACCAAGATGCAGGCGGGTCAGATAACCTTCTTACTACCTGGACACTCCTGTGTGCTCAAAGTACACAGCTCTATCAGCTACGGGACCAAGAACAACGATGAGCTCGTACATAGGAACTTCACTTTGGCTGTCGAG GAGTGCCATGTCCAGAACACAGCAAGAGAGTACATCAAGGCGTACACCGCTGCAGCCCAGTCTGTGGAAGCCTTCGGAGAGATCCCAGA GATCATTCCCATCTACTTGGTTCACCGTCCATCCAATGACATCCCGTACGCCACGCTGGAGCAGGAGCTGATCGGTGACTTTGTGAAGTACTCTGTCAAAGACGGGAAAGAGATAAACCTGATGAGACGCGAGTCGGAGGCCGGGCAGAAATGTTGTGCTTTCCAGCACTGGGTCTACCATAAGACGGAGGGCAACCTGCTGGTTACAGACATGCAAG gtgtgGGAATGAGGCTGACTGATGTGGGAATAGCCACCTGTAAGAAAGG atATAAGGGCTTCAAAGGAAACTGTGCCACCTCCTTCATCGACCAGTTCAAAGCTTTGCACCAGTGCAACACATACTGTGAGATCCTGGGCCTCAAATCCCTGCAGCCCAAACCTAAAAAGCCTGCATCTGCTCCCAAAGCCAAACCCCAACCCTCTGCGGCACCCAAGAAGAAAGCGTGTGGGCCAACAGTGAAGGGAAAGTCATAA